Part of the Brassica oleracea var. oleracea cultivar TO1000 chromosome C8, BOL, whole genome shotgun sequence genome is shown below.
GAAACAAAACTGAATTATCAATTGTTCGGTTTGGTTCGGGTTTTAGACCAAAAACACTAAAAAACGTAAAGACCGAAAATATTAGGGTAATTCAGATTTTTTAAAATAATTATTGATTTATAAATTATATTTATATATATTTATTCAAAATTTTAAAATAATTAATATTTTATTATATTTAAATATTCTGGTACTCGTTCGGTTCACGGTTCCAGTTTGGTTTCGATTTTTTCGGTTTGGTTCCGGTTCAGATTTCGGATAATATGCCCAGAACTAGAGGATATAGTTGGTACCGTGTAAAATGGTGCAGCGATGCAGCGGAACAGAACCGTGAGGAAGAAGAACCGGCTTGACCGATAGAGAATGTTGAAGGGGCAAAGAGTAATGGCAACCACTAGCTGAGACGTGACCAAACACAAAGGCATTGAGTTGTGAATTGTAATGAGAGAGGCAGCCTTAAGGAACTTACAGCGAGGAGGAAGAGGGGAATAAGTTCAGTGACTATTCTGTAGTCTTTGGTTTGAGAATCCATTTCCATGTCAAGGTTTAAAAAGACAGCACACAAAGAAAGTGTACCAAGACCAAAGCTTAGAAGTAGAACATGTCTATAACCAAGTTCAGTGCCTTGTTTGAAACCAAAGATGAATGAGTAATTCACACGGTATATCCCCCAGAAGTAGATATTAGCAGCGTACATAACCACATGCAAGACTACAAACCCAAAGAACCTGTACATATATCAAGATCATCACATGAAAGTTACACAGAGACTTAGAGCGTTTGTTTCAATGGATACCTGTAGAGAGGGAACATTGTTTCCATGTAAGTTCGTTGTCCTGGTGTGCCCATGATATTACGAGCATGGATGATCAGAGCAAGAGCTATTATGAGAGATGTAGCACAGCCAAAGAAGAAGCCTGAAAATAAAACATAACAAAATGATGAATTACGCCAAAAACACACAAACCAAAGATTTTATATATAGAACAGTTTTGTTATATACCGGTGGAGAATGTGGTTCGATGTAGTTCTTTGTTCTCTTTTGGTCTTAAGAGGTTCATCCCTTGACGCCGGTTTGAATTGCAGAAATGTTCAATCACAGTAGATTCAGCTCTTACCATCAGCTTATGAATCTGAAGATGTTTAAAGCTACAAGTTAAGGTTTGTTTTAGAATATAAGCAAGTGTGTTTTTAAACATCTTCTTACTTCATCAGAGCTAGTGAGGTAAGAGCTATCCACCATTTCCATGTACTGCTTCGCAACATTTCTTGCTGCTATCTAAAACAGTAGCGCATATCAACCCTTATATATACTAAAGTTTTAAATGTCAATAATTAATTGATAAAGAAAATCCAGTACCTTATCATACTTCTTCATGATCTTGGAAACCGCTGACGTGTTCAAGAAGCTATAGTTTTTAAGATGCCCAAGTTTCTGATAGAACTCGATGAACGCTCTCTGAAGTCTCTCCTCAACTTTCTTGAGATTCTCTCTTGTGAATTTAAGCTCTTCCTGCTTATGAACCTTGAGGATGGTTTTAATTGCTGACAGTGGAGTTTCCAGTGTTCTGTTCATCCTGATACCCTCAAGAATACTCTTATTGGCCTCGTTCTTTATGAGATCACCTAATGTCACTTCTTAATATACAAAATAATAAAGATTCAATACTCACATGCCAAATTAGACCTAGAAGCAATCAGAGAAACTCACTATTTTCTTTAGACTTGGAAGACAAGGCATTGATGTCTACTGAGACTGAATCAGAGGAAGACGGTTTCTTCTCCTTAACTCTGTGTCTGAAAGCAACCAAAGCATCCATCTGTTTACTCAGAGCCAAAGACTGGTTCCTCGCTTTCTCCACTTTCAACCTGTAGAAGCTATTCACTTTGTTGAATTCTCGGTCTAGGGTTCTAAAGAAGGCAGCCTCAGAGTCTCCACCTGGCTCTCCCGTCTTCAAAAACGCTGTCTCGTAAGTCATATCGTGCTCGTATCCGGCATGAGTGACAGCGTTGAAAACAATGACGTGATTCTCAGAGACAGAGGCGTTGCGGGTGTAGCGTCTGGTTAGGTTGCGTGCGAAGGAAGGTTTGCTCTGGCTGTTGGAAACTGAAATCTTCCGGGTGGCTTGGATGTCTTGAAGAATGGTTTTGAGGTAAGCGTAATCTATGTAAGCTTCTTGCCACTCTGGGATCATCTTAGACACAAACTCTCTCCCGAATCTCATTTTCTCGTTTCCTTTTGTTTAGCTAATCTTCAACCTTCGTAAGGCAAATCTCTCTATCTCTAGAGCTTGTAAAGTCATAGACTCATTTAAGAATCTTGGTTTCTCTCTATGTCTTTAAAACAAAGCTGGAAAAAAGACTTCCCATGTTCTGACTTTTGGGTTTGAGTGACGCTTAATGCTATTTAATTGTTTGTTTGCGAAATGAAGACCTCTCTAACCAAAACTTTAAATTGTACCAGTTGAGAGCTACCAAGAACACTATAGGCCACAATTAAACCAATCAAAAATAATAATAATTTGTATTTTATTGACCACAATCTGCATTTTTTTGCTGTATACATTTTTTTTTGACAAGAGATGTACATGCCCTATGTAAGATAAGATAAAACTCAAAACTAAAACAACAACAAAAATGTTCACTATTAAAAAGGCAAAAGAAAAAAAAGATATACATGTCGTCAGTGAAGAGTTATGAGCAGATTTATCCAGGAAGATTCATACTCAACTCTTACAATGTTAATGTTGATCCGTACGTAAAGTTATCTACGGACCCACTTGTAATGCAGGGCAATTTTCTCTTGCACTCCTATCTCTTGTAATTAAAGTTCAAAACCACTTCATCTCGACGTGTGGTTATTATATTCTTCTAGTTATTAATTTTATATTAATATTTTCTACGTTTTATATTTAAATTGCATGTATGTAAGTTGCATAAAACAAATCTCATTACAATAAAAAAAGGTAAAAGAAGAAGAGTCCAGCTGAAGAGTGGGGTCCGGCGGTCGGTCGGTGCCGTCGCGGGAGCCTGTTTTCTTTCAGATAAAATCAACAGGCCCTTGTCTCCTCCTTGTCTCCTCCGGCTTCTGCCTGTCTGAACTCTGGCCAGCCTCCAACCGGCGCGGTTCTGTTCCTGGAGTCACGACGCGGTTGCGGGAAGGATGGCGCGGTCAAGACATTAGTAGTTCGAGTTCTATCTCCGGGAGACGGAGGCTCTCACAGATCCGTCGCCGCCGGTCTTTTGTCTCCGTCGCGAGGAAGATTTTTCAGTTCCGCCATTGTCGGCTCTAGTCTCCGGGGGGTGAAGGCTTACACAGCCTTGCCTCGCCGGCTTTCGACCCCTAGTCTTTTAGGGTTTAGTTTATCTCGCTTGTTTTTTATTTCTGCGTTTTATTCTTGGTTCGGTTGCTTGTGTTCTCGTCAGAGGAGAGTGAACCTCTCCGGCGGAAAGGGTTATGATGCATGCGATGCTTTCTCTTGGGTGTTTGCGGTGAACAGTGGTGGATGAGATCTCGCCACGGCGATCGATTCTCTCCGGTATTAGAGCCCCAAAGATGTTTGCGGTGAAGATTGACAGAGCTATGGAGTTACGGTTTGGTCGGGCGATCCGAAGTTTGGATCTCCGGCGATGACGAGAAGCGGTGGAGACGCGATGACCTCGCGACACGTGTCCCCACGACGTCGAGGATGGCAACACGTGTCCACGCAACGAAAAGTCCGATCTGCGAGGCGGCCGCAATCAAGTCCGTGATGAGTCTAGGGTTTTCTCAAGTTGGACCGTGGGTATTTGGTCCAATTGAGTAACGAGTTTTAGCTCGGTTGGTTTTTGGGCTTTAACATGTAATTTGTACTGGGTTTGGCCCGTTTCCTTTAATATTAAAAACATCTTGACTGAAAAAAAAAAGGTTGCATAAAACATGTAGACAGGGTAAAAATAGAGTATTTACGTTAGGTAAGAGATCTTGTGGAGTTGAACCTAGACACGTGACATATCATGGTTTTTAGTGTTTCTATATGGTTTAAATCAAACTGGATGCAAAAAAGAAAGATGCAAAACTGTGCAGATGTATTAGAAATTTAGAAATAGATGAGAATTTTTCTACCAATGGACGAAGCTCAAATTTTGACACAAGAATTATCTTTCCACATCCGACGGTTTGAGGTCAATTCATCGGTATGCTTAAAAGTTATGCTTGTTTTACTAGAGACTGTTTTATCTAACGGTTTAATACGAAAAAAATTGAAAACTTCGGTTTTTCCTATTTTATATTTAGCTTTGCCGAAAATTCGATCATATGACGTTTTATACACTATTTTTAGATGTTGCTAAGTCATTGTTTAAGATAAACTTTATTTTAGAATTAGAGAAAAAGATTGGGATCCCTTCTAAGATTGATTTGGAAATCTTATTTTTATTACTTTAATATAATTATGCAGACTTCATCATTGATCATGTATTTTTGATTATGTATGAATAGATTACTTGTTAAATTTAGAAATTTTAAAGAATTGATGAATTGCCATAATGAATTGTTACGGTTTATATTTTGTTCTTCATGTTGATTGTTCTTAATGCTAGATTTGGACTAACAACCCTGATAATCTAGATCATATGATAATTTATAGACATAAAAATGTTATTGATGATCTAAAATAGTTTTTGATGAGTTAAATAACTATTGACAAATAAATTTGGTTGAGAAATTGAATGAACATATCAAATCTAATCTTAATACTTGTTTTAGTTCTTTAAATTCACAAAGAAATTTGACATTGTAGGATGTACACATAGATATATAGTTTCTGCAGCAGAAACTTTGACTTAATTATTGTGACTAGAGTTTTAAACTGTTTTTAATAACCTTAATATTCATTTGACTTCAATAGTTCCTAAATGATTTTCTTGGATCTACCAATTTTTTTACATCATTTACAAACCGATTTACTTTATTATTGTTTACTGCTTTCTGATTGATTACATAGTTTAATCTGATTATCTATTGTATATTCTGCGGTTCAGTTATTGTGGATTCGATTTCTAAATATTACTGAGTTATGAGTTATGAAATTGCAAAGTTTCTCTTAAGATAAATTTGTAATGTCAGCACGTTTTATATGTGTTTGTCGAATGATATTCACAAACACAAAAGAAACAACACTAAGTCGAGAGGAAAAAAACAAGCCAGTACATAAAAGTAAGAATACTGTAATTTATGCTGCTACGTTGAAAACCGCTCTCTAGAACTGATGACTTTTGGTAAACAATTTCAGCTAAATAATGAATAATCAAATCTGTTTTAACCTTGGGAAGCGGGTGAATTAGGCAAGTAGGGTCCGTAATGTATTATGACACATGTCCAAGTCATGGATTTTTTGCTGTTTTTATTTTATTTTGAAAGCTCGTCTTGTATATAGGTTTTTTTTGACAAAATCTTGTATATAGGATTAGTTTTTTGGAGAAAATATATAGGGTTAGTTACCTAACAAAGTTGTTATTTGATTTGAATTTAAATACAAGTATATATAAGTTTTTTTTGCAACTAATACAAGTATAAGATATGAAAAATCTCAGCAGATCAATTATTTATAAATTTTGAATACAGAAAAGATAAAATTTATATTTTTAGAAGTAATAATTATGTTTGAATAAAACATGTGTTTTGAGTTTGATTCATATGGTTTAACTTCGTTGTCCATTCCAAATTGGTTTGAGTACTATTTCACTATTTTTTTATTTTTTTTAATTTCTTTTTGTATTTGGTTTTCACTTTATTTTTAATGAATCTATGTATATTTATTAGACCGACATCTATATATCAAAACAATTGTTAGATAAAAACATGAATTTGATTGACAATTATGTAACAACCATGTAGAAAAAGTCAATTAAAATTTCTGCAAGAGCTTTTTCATAAAGTTAATTAACATAGTAACGTCTTGCTAGACTTTTTAATTATGAACGGTGATTTTTTTTTTTATGAATGTTAAGGAATGCATTATTTTTCGTCGTTCTTTAGTCACTATTCATACCCAAAATCATAAGATCTCTATTTTATACTTGTTTGTTAAGATGATGAATATATCATTCATTCGTATTCATTCGTTTTGCTTATAGGCGACTCAAAGTGCGATTGGCGATTAGGTTACTCGTATGGCTACGGCTCCGCCGCCGGACTCATCCGTACCTGTCATGGGTGCCGGTGAAGCTCTGGAAGTAGGAGAAGGTTCGATTCAAGGGCAAGCAGGTTCTAGGAAGGAAACGAAAGAGAAGGAGGTCGTTGTTGTTGCTCCGAAGGCCGCTTCATGGGTTGCTGTGGCTCAGGAGAAAAAGGTGTTACGAAAGTACAATCTCGACATTACAGATTTGGATGGTCGCTCTAGCG
Proteins encoded:
- the LOC106307205 gene encoding phosphate transporter PHO1 homolog 4-like isoform X1, with the translated sequence MRFGREFVSKMIPEWQEAYIDYAYLKTILQDIQATRKISVSNSQSKPSFARNLTRRYTRNASVSENHVIVFNAVTHAGYEHDMTYETAFLKTGEPGGDSEAAFFRTLDREFNKVNSFYRLKVEKARNQSLALSKQMDALVAFRHRVKEKKPSSSDSVSVDINALSSKSKENKVTLGDLIKNEANKSILEGIRMNRTLETPLSAIKTILKVHKQEELKFTRENLKKVEERLQRAFIEFYQKLGHLKNYSFLNTSAVSKIMKKYDKIAARNVAKQYMEMVDSSYLTSSDEIHKLMVRAESTVIEHFCNSNRRQGMNLLRPKENKELHRTTFSTGFFFGCATSLIIALALIIHARNIMGTPGQRTYMETMFPLYRFFGFVVLHVVMYAANIYFWGIYRVNYSFIFGFKQGTELGYRHVLLLSFGLGTLSLCAVFLNLDMEMDSQTKDYRIVTELIPLFLLALVVAITLCPFNILYRSSRFFFLTVLFRCIAAPFYTVNLPDFFLADQLTSQVQALRSLEFYICYYGFRDFRQRQRNTCRSNDVFTTFYFIVAVIPYWLRFLQCIRRIIEENDLSHVYNAAKYLLTIVAACLRTAYTLNRGTTWNITAWVFSGVATLYATYWDIVIDWGLLQRGCKNCFLRDKLLVPHKTVYYAAMVLNVLLRLVWLQTVLDLKFSFLHRETLVALLACLEIIRRGIWNFFRLENEHLNNVGKFRAFKSVPLPFNYQEDRDQDN
- the LOC106307205 gene encoding phosphate transporter PHO1 homolog 4-like isoform X2 codes for the protein MRFGREFVSKMIPEWQEAYIDYAYLKTILQDIQATRKISVSNSQSKPSFARNLTRRYTRNASVSENHVIVFNAVTHAGYEHDMTYETAFLKTGEPGGDSEAAFFRTLDREFNKVNSFYRLKVEKARNQSLALSKQMDALVAFRHRVKEKKPSSSDSVSVDINALSSKSKENMTLGDLIKNEANKSILEGIRMNRTLETPLSAIKTILKVHKQEELKFTRENLKKVEERLQRAFIEFYQKLGHLKNYSFLNTSAVSKIMKKYDKIAARNVAKQYMEMVDSSYLTSSDEIHKLMVRAESTVIEHFCNSNRRQGMNLLRPKENKELHRTTFSTGFFFGCATSLIIALALIIHARNIMGTPGQRTYMETMFPLYRFFGFVVLHVVMYAANIYFWGIYRVNYSFIFGFKQGTELGYRHVLLLSFGLGTLSLCAVFLNLDMEMDSQTKDYRIVTELIPLFLLALVVAITLCPFNILYRSSRFFFLTVLFRCIAAPFYTVNLPDFFLADQLTSQVQALRSLEFYICYYGFRDFRQRQRNTCRSNDVFTTFYFIVAVIPYWLRFLQCIRRIIEENDLSHVYNAAKYLLTIVAACLRTAYTLNRGTTWNITAWVFSGVATLYATYWDIVIDWGLLQRGCKNCFLRDKLLVPHKTVYYAAMVLNVLLRLVWLQTVLDLKFSFLHRETLVALLACLEIIRRGIWNFFRLENEHLNNVGKFRAFKSVPLPFNYQEDRDQDN